One genomic segment of Drosophila melanogaster chromosome 3R includes these proteins:
- the CG14711 gene encoding uncharacterized protein yields the protein MPEYMLCRICLTEDINSEAMAPLFDDNDAQCRELVRKIEEVGSIKLVPLQNIPSMLCYSCVERLTSAHKFRELCQESERTFATNVVKAEMKSEPTDEVPHVVADNIEYIYESANDFIDGVEDDIGMENIMEEPLEDGVGETSQAYETSTVVDDLDEDDLLVPNSTDSDYQPIERCRKAKVRKTRMTKRGRGRPRGASSGHPRSFSEERPPVQASFKSSPEVSSTNIMCEICGNIYSKRAALNIHMRRHMAEKPFKCEICSKSFAGPSELNRHIRVHTGEKPFLCKYCNRSFADRSSNIRHERTHTNERPFTCSTCGKAFSYSNVLKNHMLTHTGEKPFLCRVCNKTFSRKHQLDQHLGTMTHQQTVIHHKNERTGRY from the exons ATGCCCGAGTACATGTTGTGCCGAATCTGCTTGACAGAGGACATCAACTCGGAGGCGATGGCGCCCCTGTTCGATGACAACGACGCCCAGTGCCGGGAGCTGGTGCGCAAGATTGAAGAAGTGGGCAGCATAAAG CTGGTGCCGCTGCAGAACATCCCCAGTATGTTGTGCTACAGCTGCGTGGAGCGACTGACCAGTGCCCACAAGTTCCGGGAGCTTTGCCAGGAGAGCGAGCGCACATTTGCCACCAATGTAGTCAAG GCCGAGATGAAGTCGGAGCCAACGGACGAGGTGCCGCACGTAGTGGCTGACAACATTGAGTACATCTACGAATCGGCCAACGACTTCATCGACGGTGTCGAGGATGACATCGGAATGGAGAACATCATGGAGGAGCCCCTGGAGGATGGTGTCGGGGAAACGTCGCAGGCCTACGAGACTAGCACTGTAGTGGACGACCTGGACGAGGATGACTTGCTGGTGCCGAATAGCACCGATAGCGACTACCAGCCCATCGAGCGCTGCCGCAAAGCTAAGGTGCGTAAAACGCGGATGACTAAACGTGGACGTGGCCGACCTCGCGGTGCTAGCTCCGGACACCCACGCAGTTTTAGCGAGGAGCGTCCGCCTGTTCAAGCTAGCTTCAAATCATCTCCCGAAGTATCCTCCACGAACATTATGTGCGAAATCTGCGGCAATATCTACTCCAAGCGAGCCGCTCTCAACATTCATATGCGTCGTCATATGGCCGAGAAACCATTTAAATGCGA AATATGCAGCAAATCCTTCGCGGGTCCATCCGAGCTAAATCGCCATATCCGCGTTCACACGGGCGAGAAACCATTCTTGTGTAAATATTGCAACCGCTCGTTTGCGGATCGCAGCTCCAATATTCGTCATGAAAG AACACACACAAACGAGCGACCTTTCACTTGCTCCACATGCGGCAAGGCATTCTCCTACTCTAACGTGCTAAAAAACCATATGCTCACCCACACGGGCGAGAAGCCTTTTCT CTGTCGAGTCTGCAATAAGACCTTTTCCCGCAAGCACCAGTTGGATCAGCATTTGGGCACCATGACCCACCAACAGACTGTAATACACCACAAAAACGAACGGACGGGGCGCTATTAG
- the CG14710 gene encoding uncharacterized protein has translation MASLPVILQCRICLGDFEESQMICLFGDKGESDLRKKLELCCRIRVRQSPQLPEKACNSCCEFVQMWFNFRQMCLNSQVYWETSSSERPEALAQASDAEYMLYLYENLHLKLGTENQEKEEITAIEEGDEQQEDQSQEVLDFNGFIINESIEEDEEPNTESPEQILISHMDSYVDDQQMEELIDDKGELVEELSNANTFYEVEYGDEELLMSSAPSPHPSFKMDKQKPGRPRKPDAELKFKRKDINAKERGNQPKCKEEEKFMCILCGNVFYKKSVFTAHMMTHSEYKPHQCEICNKSFRQMGELRAHIRRHTGDRPYKCMYCDRHFYDRSERVRHERVHTNTRPYACQECGKTFTHTAILKNHILSHSAQKNYNCGICCKSFTLLHQLKAHLQTLTHRNKMEQTIPSSPEMLES, from the exons ATGGCCAGCTTGCCAGTGATTCTGCAATGCAGGATCTGCTTGGGCGATTTCGAAGAGAGCCAAATGATCTGCCTGTTTGGGGATAAAGGCGAAAGTGACCTCAGGAAAAAGTTGGAGCTGTGCTGTAGGATTAGG GTTCGCCAATCCCCGCAGCTGCCCGAGAAGGCCTGCAACAGCTGTTGCGAATTCGTCCAAATGTGGTTCAACTTTCGCCAGATGTGCCTGAACTCGCAGGTCTACTGGGAAACAAGTTCCTCGGAGAGACCAGAGGCTCTTGCCCAGGCAAGCGATGCCGAGTATATGTTGTATCTGTACGAGAACCTACATCTGAAACTAGGCACAGAGAATCAGGAGAAGGAAGAGATCACCGCAATAGAGGAGGGGGATGAACAGCAGGAGGATCAGTCCCAGGAAGTTCTCGATTTTAACGGATTTATCATAAACGAATCGATTGAGGAGGACGAAGAGCCTAATACGGAAAGTCCTGAGCAGATTCTGATTTCCCACATGGACTCCTACGTTGATGATCAACAAATGGAAGAACTCATTGATGATAAGGGTGAGCTTGTCGAGGAATTATCCAATGCAAACACGTTTTATGAGGTTGAGTACGGGGACGAGGAACTTCTCATGTCAAGCGCTCCTTCGCCACATCCCAGCTTCAAAATGGACAAACAAAAGCCGGGAAGGCCTCGCAAACCGGACGCCGAACTGAAATTCAAACGCAAGGATATCAACGCCAAGGAAAGGGGGAACCAGCCAAAGTGCAAGGAAGAGGAGAAGTTCATGTGCATCCTGTGCGGAAACGTCTTTTACAAGAAATCTGTTTTCACGGCCCACATGATGACCCATTCAGAGTACAAGCCCCACCAATGCGA AATATGCAATAAATCTTTTCGACAAATGGGCGAATTGCGAGCACACATCCGTCGTCATACGGGCGACCGTCCATACAAGTGTATGTACTGCGACCGCCACTTCTACGATCGCAGCGAACGGGTCCGCCATGAACGGGTCCACACCAACACGCGTCCTTATGCCTGCCAGGAGTGCGGGAAAACTTTTACGCACACAGCCATCCTCAAAAATCACATCCTTTCGCACTCCGCCCAAAAGAATTACAA CTGTGGTATCTGTTGCAAGTCATTCACTCTGCTGCACCAGCTGAAAGCTCACCTGCAAACGCTAACCCACCGCAACAAAATGGAGCAAACCATTCCCAGCTCTCCGGAAATGTTAGAGAGCTAA
- the CG6813 gene encoding uncharacterized protein, isoform C, with protein sequence MRILNCRICSRSDAPIDLFGPGNGHLVRQIHSITGVELSCKKEISGQMCTTCLDNLQAAIKFRQRCIIAEKQNLERIECDSKDCSTDPIIYEDIDDNQIESELDESILCPEVKDLPMPSAEKVSAPTSLNHQKSIGGGTGPYVCPDCGRIINNKSNFQEHTLRHTGIKNFHCVFLNCERSFATRKELTSHTRIHTGEQPYVCVYCPRRFSSSGARQEHHRRHRNERRYECDTCKKSFVSSGCLRKHKMIHVDARNHYCYVCQKHFKRISHLMTHLSSNIHKRKEEKLTELAIEQ encoded by the exons ATGCGAATTCTGAATTGCCGCATTTGCTCTAGATCAGATGCCCCAATAGACCTTTTTGGTCCAGGAAACGGTCATCTAGTTCGTCAAATTCACTCCATTACTGGGGTGGAG CTAAGCTGCAAGAAAGAAATATCCGGCCAAATGTGCACGACTTGCCTGGACAATCTGCAGGCAGCCATTAAGTTCCGCCAGCGCTGCATCATTGCCGAGAAACAGAATCTGGAAAGGATTGAGTGCGACAGCAAGGATTGCTCCACAGATCCAATAATATACGAAGACATCGATGATAACCAAATTGAGAGTGAGTTGGACGAGTCCATTCTATGTCCTGAAGTCAAAGATCTTCCAATGCCAAGTGCTGAAAAGGTCTCAGCACCGACTAGTTTGAACCATCAAAAGTCAATTGGAGGAGGTACTGGTCCATATGTATGCCCTGATTGCGGAAGGATCATTAACAATAAGTCAAACTTTCAAGAGCACACGCTCCGGCACACAGGCATCAAGAATTTCCACTGtgttttttt GAATTGTGAAAGGAGCTTTGCAACTCGAAAGGAACTGACTAGCCATACGCGTATCCACACGGGCGAGCAGCCATACGTGTGCGTCTACTGTCCACGTCGGTTCTCCTCTTCAGGCGCTCGCCAGGAGCACCATCGCCGCCATCGGAACGAACGCCGCTACGAGTGCGACACGTGCAAAAAGAGTTTTGTAAGCTCCGGATGTCTCAGGAAGCACAAGATGATCCATGTGGATGCGCGGAATCACTA CTGCTACGTATGTCAGAAGCACTTCAAACGAATCTCCCATTTGATGACCCACCTGTCCAGCAATATTCATAAACGCAAAGAAGAGAAACTCACGGAGCTAGCCATTGAACAATGA
- the CG18764 gene encoding uncharacterized protein: protein MALQCRTCGSIIYNKMPKNLFHIENEKMLQDINLVTGTTLHNDPELPSSICACCTLDLNQAILFRERCILTQKQLVHRRRSPEAKEPAEDVEEMASPPDCLNDPFGEVDEYIVESPEEVLDHDSDAHHDLDEDNYIDSVEDVDALQDMAEVAEEDSQDVESLISSVQKELESICNDDSNSDNNDYMEPQNGSYFNETINEYEVSSNPNTPLPESKSAAGRSTKPATTKPKRKKQYVTWKNMTEEQIIERKRLQRKRECVCEQCGRQFTDQSNFKLHMLRHTGNKNFACQQCGKRFYTDHLMTLHQRIIHQGEKPYDCRFCTKSFHNSNTRLIHERTHTNAKPYSCHHCDKCFKSASGRKRHELIHTGVRAFACTICKQSFQRNTHLKAHLRSKFHTAKAKTIGAEVLQL, encoded by the exons ATGGCGCTCCAGTGCCGGACCTGCGGCAGCATCATCTACAATAAAATGCCCAAGAATCTCTTTCATATTGAGAACGAGAAGATGCTGCAAGACATAAATCTTGTCACTGGCACAACA CTCCACAACGATCCAGAGCTGCCCAGCAGCATATGCGCCTGCTGCACGCTTGACTTGAACCAAGCGATTTTGTTCCGGGAGCGGTGCATCCTAACGCAGAAGCAGCTCGTCCATCGTCGTAGATCTCCCGAAGCGAAGGAACCGGCTGAAGATGTTGAGGAGATGGCATCACCGCCGGATTGTCTGAACGATCCATTCGGGGAAGTCGATGAATACATTGTGGAATCCCCAGAAGAAGTTTTGGATCATGATAGTGATGCTCATCATGATCTGGATGAGGATAATTATATTGATTCTGTTGAAGATGTTGATGCGCTTCAAGATATGGCTGAAGTAGCCGAAGAGGATTCTCAAGATGTCGAATCTCTGATCTCAAGTGTACAGAAAGAACTTGAGAGCATTTGCAACGACGACAGCAACTCGGATAACAACGATTACATGGAGCCCCAAAACGGTTCCTATTTCAATGAAACTATAAACGAATATGAAGTATCATCGAACCCAAACACACCGCTGCCCGAATCGAAGAGTGCAGCAGGTCGGTCAACGAAGCCAGCGACCACAAAACCCAAGCGGAAAAAACAGTACGTTACGTGGAAAAATATGACCGAGGAGCAGATCATAGAGCGTAAGCGACTGCAGCGTAAACGCGAGTGTGTTTGCGAACAGTGCGGCCGGCAATTCACCGACCAAAGCAATTTCAAGCTTCACATGCTGCGGCACACGGGCAATAAGAACTTCGCCTGCCAGCAGTGTGGCAAGCGGTTCTACACCGACCATCTCATGACGCTGCACCAACGAATCATTCACCAGGGCGAGAAGCCATACGACTGCCGCTTTTGCACCAAGTCCTTTCACAATAGCAACACTCGCCTCATCCACGAAAG GACTCACACCAATGCCAAACCCTACAGCTGTCATCATTGCGATAAATGTTTTAAGTCAGCTTCGGGACGCAAGCGGCACGAACTAATCCATACAGGAGTGCGAGCCTTTGC CTGCACCATCTGCAAACAATCCTTCCAGCGCAACACTCACTTAAAGGCCCATCTGCGATCTAAATTTCACACTGCAAAAGCGAAAACCATTGGTGCGGAGGTACTACAATTATAA
- the CG14712 gene encoding uncharacterized protein, whose protein sequence is MERRRFNMSSMSPMADSTRIDASLLNNRPAASNFLRGLSPKGSNTSLNGTRTPERSLMNRSATSSSTITRQKLNLSQVDPRTFADVHSSGLSSRIVALSERSGLQRSMSASNLYNPLTQPRRAPASPLPYKSRAPTLSITQIAPPERSFYSGNTLSSLLRSNSLVGLVPKTTEQEQLSRENRPILHPPHPQHESEPTRSVLEELKEISRKRINTEDTQQAQDYTKRSCQQNVDFVDFVAHHRQQQKLRNLQQQQNQSFKRQRELTVSVPLRHHSTSLSAASPALQHMNSNGTISPTQSPEQVAKRPNCSYSNDITSSLSSSCRHSNKRKLLDMRERFQHSKNDTLASGGSSPENSPENVAKIQRKVDAEAVSKAMSMPVVTVAAVPASRAISAPAIQKAVPQVTEKPKLTLFNARQSQTIAEQPRPDLSSPEVDAGEYAGIQFVKPKQQNSMLAAKNPSVERTHKTKLAIMLSGLKGELYLGEPDELDAPAPKSAPAPVTLPTPVKPIIIAPVTTSTTTVTSTATISTSAPSKPIILSNQVIKPADVPNTNSTGSVPKLVLGQPAPPAKTEQTPPKPIDKVPAAQADIPPKFELSTKPVTPATSSQPLISFGTPKSTAAPSFSFGSATNTTSSTIANITNTTTSKPIFSFGQTPANGPTVGGLSGFKTEAPATTSVSTTNPGTQVTSTTTFGVTPPKTTTTVAPTTTVSLNFGQPMPSFGAADTGVKPMFSFGKSNNLSSGTPTTNGSDAAAAKPAVFSFGGSTTQPAAAAPTPVFGSLSKPLGEGFASPGANKSETTKPSIFGNLDNGLGNAMKSSTNVAATTAAELPKPFGFAATTTAAGGGSTATNLFSFGGTATSKAAEPAPASQKNLFGLNATTTTPFAFGGAAAGAADKSENKDNKPIAFAFGAGNNSAVANPSGVFSFGGTDKSAPPAFGSGTTSVTSATATPTNNTFGFSTTQKPATPMFGSGSTQQSSTPAVAATKPFTLGGGAPTTPSASPASGGFSFSAVATKNTTAPTAGTNLFGSPASASKPSFNFGGNTATQAAAAGSPAGGFSFATTTKKEDSASTNMFGSPNTGVVKPNFSFSSNNPTPAPTFGGFGAPAAAAPTATSTNQSKPFAFGASTPAAAPQPPLGGNLFANAVSATQNQTKPSGVFSFGAAKSTAGTTAGNAPFSFGGASAGGIASPPSNQGLNTAKPFSFGGAGGTPAPNVFGSPAPAPPASNPTGGFNFGGVSPAQQANAGNMFAPTPESRPIRKATRRLQK, encoded by the exons ATGGAGCGTCGTCGCTTTAACATGAGCAGCATGTCACCCATGGCGGATTCCACGCGGATTGACGCGTCGCTGTT AAACAATCGTCCGGCGGCCAGTAATTTCCTGAGGGGACTGAGTCCCAAGGGGTCGAATACCTCGCTCAATGGCACACGCACTCCGGAGCGGTCCTTGATGAATCGCTCTGCCACATCGTCCAGTACCATAACGCGACAGAAACTGAACCTCAGTCAGGTTGATCCCAG AACCTTTGCCGATGTGCATAGCAGCGGACTGTCATCCCGGATCGTGGCCTTAAGCGAACGCAGTGGTCTGCAACGCAGCATGTCCGCCAGCAATCTTTACAATCCCTTGACGCAGCCGCGCAGAGCGCCCGCTTCCCCGTTGCCCTACAAGTCAAGGGCGCCGACGCTTTCGATCACGCAGATTGCACCACCGGAGCGCAGCTTTTATTCCGGAAACACGCTGTCAAGCCTGTTGCGATCCAACTCCTTGGTAGGGTTAGTGCCAAAGACCACCGAACAGGAGCAGCTTTCGAGAGAGAATCGACCCATATTGCACCCACCTCATCCACAGCATGAGAGCGAGCCAACTAGAAGCGTGTTGGAGGAGCTTAAGGAGATCTCCCGAAAGCGCATCAACACTGAA GATACGCAACAGGCTCAAGACTACACGAAAAGGAGTTGCCAGCAAAACGTGGACTTTGTGGACTTTGTGGCTCATCACCGTCAGCAACAGAAACTACGTAatttgcagcaacaacagaatCAGTCCTTTAAAAGGCAACGAGAGCTGACGGTATCGGTTCCGCTCAGGCATCATTCGACATCTTTGTCGGCTGCTTCTCCTGCATTGCAACATATGAACTCGAATGGAACCATCTCCCCAACACAATCTCCGGAGCAGGTAGCCAAACGTCCCAATTGTAGCTACAGCAACGACATCACTTCCTCGCTGAGTTCCAGTTGCCGTCACAGCAACAAGAGGAAGCTGTTGGACATGCGAGAAAGGTTTCAGCACAGCAAAAACGACACACTAGCTAGTGGAGGAAGCTCGCCTGAGAACTCGCCCGAAAATGTTGCCAAAATTCAACGTAAAGTTGATGCAGAAGCTGTTAGCAAGGCAATGAGCATGCCCGTCGTGACTGTGGCGGCAGTTCCTGCTTCACGAGCCATTTCGGCTCCTGCCATTCAAAAGGCAGTTCCGCAGGTGACGGAAAAACCTAAGCTTACACTCTTCAATGCGCGACAATCTCAAACGATAGCGGAACAGCCGCGACCCGATTTGAGTAGCCCGGAAGTAGATGCCGGCGAATATGCAGGCATTCAGTTCGTGAAGCCTAAACAGCAGAATTCCATGCTGGCTGCCAAGAACCCTAGCGTAGAACGCACACACAAGACCAAACTAGCCATTATGCTAAGTGGATTGAAGGGCGAACTGTACCTGGGTGAGCCGGACGAACTAGATGCCCCAGCGCCGAAGTCAGCGCCAGCGCCTGTGACGCTTCCTACTCCCGTCAAACCCATCATCATAGCTCCTGTAACCACATCCACTACGACCGTTACGTCCACCGCAACCATATCAACTTCTGCGCCCAGCAAGCCGATAATACTAAGTAACCAGGTTATAAAGCCAGCAGATGTGCCAAATACGAATAGCACTGGCTCAGTGCCCAAACTTGTGCTTGGTCAGCCTGCGCCGCCCGCTAAAACGGAACAAACACCACCAAAACCCATCGACAAGGTCCCGGCAGCACAAGCAGATATCCCACCCAAGTTTGAGCTATCAACCAAACCCGTTACTCCAGCAACATCATCTCAACCACTAATCAGTTTTGGCACACCAAAATCCACAGCAGCACCATCATTCTCGTTTGGAAGTGCGACCAATACCACTAGTAGCACTATTGCTAATATCACCAATACTACCACATCAAAGCCCATATTCTCGTTCGGACAAACGCCTGCCAATGGTCCCACAGTAGGCGGCCTTTCTGGATTCAAAACTGAAGCTCCAGCAACAACTTCGGTTAGCACAACTAATCCTGGGACACAGGTTACATCAACAACTACTTTCGGAGTGACACCACCCAAAACGACGACTACAGTTGCTCCGACTACAACTGTATCGCTAAATTTCGGCCAGCCGATGCCATCATTTGGAGCAGCAGACACGGGGGTGAAACCGATGTTCTCCTTTGGTAAATCGAACAATTTAAGTTCAGGAACTCCGACAACAAATGGCAGCGATGCAGCTGCCGCCAAGCCTGCTGTATTCAGTTTTGGAGGTAGCACCACTCAGCCCGCTGCAGCTGCACCGACACCGGTATTCGGAAGCCTATCGAAACCCCTAGGCGAAGGTTTTGCATCGCCCGGGGCTAACAAATCCGAGACAACTAAGCCGAgcatttttggcaatttggaCAACGGACTTGGAAACGCAATGAAGTCATCAACTAATGTAGCAGCCACAACCGCCGCCGAGCTTCCCAAGCCATTTGGCTTCGCAGCTACAACAACCGCTGCTGGCGGAGGATCAACTGCCACAAATCTCTTTTCATTTGGAGGGACGGCCACTTCAAAGGCAGCGGAACCAGCTCCAGCTAGCCAAAAAAACCTTTTTGGACTAAATGCAACCACAACTACGCCCTTTGCATtcggaggagcagcagcgggCGCCGCagataaaagtgaaaataaggACAACAAAccaattgcatttgcatttggtgCAGGTAACAACAGTGCGGTAGCCAACCCAAGTGGAGTATTTAGCTTTGGTGGCACGGACAAGAGTGCACCACCAGCCTTTGGCAGCGGAACAACATCTGTTACATCTGCCACAGCAACACCGACGAACAACACCTTTGGGTTTAGCACGACTCAGAAGCCTGCAACACCAATGTTCGGAAGTGGATCAACGCAACAGTCTTCGACACCGGCAGTGGCAGCCACCAAACCTTTTACACTTGGTGGTGGGGCTCCTACTACACCGTCAGCATCTCCAGCATCTGGAGGATTCTCGTTTTCCGCCGTTGCGACCAAAAATACTACGGCGCCAACAGCAGgaacaaatttgtttggcaGCCCCGCCAGCGCCAGCAAGCCAAGCTTCAACTTTGGAGGAAACACCGCCACCCAGGCGGCGGCAGCAGGATCACCAGCTGGTGGCTTCTCATTCGCCACGACCACCAAGAAGGAGGACTCAGCAAGCACCAATATGTTTGGGAGCCCCAACACCGGAGTGGTGAAGCCTAACTTTAGCTTTTCAAGCAACAATCCAACTCCAGCGCCTACCTTTGGCGGATTCGGTGCTCCAGCAGCGGCTGCACCAACAGCAACTTCAACTAATCAGAGCAAGCCCTTTGCATTTGGGGCTAGCACTCCGGCTGCTGCCCCCCAGCCGCCCTTGGGCGGCAATCTTTTTGCCAACGCAGTGTCTGCTacccaaaaccaaacaaagcCGTCAGGAGTCTTCTCATTTGGTGCGGCTAAGAGCACCGCCGGCACCACAGCCGGCAATGCTCCCTTCTCGTTTGGAGGCGCATCTGCTGGCGGAATCGCCTCGCCGCCCAGCAATCAGGGTTTAAATACCGCAAAGCCATTCAGCTTTGGTGGCGCTGGCGGCACTCCAGCCCCGAATGTCTTTGGGAGCCCAGCCCCTGCACCGCCAGCAAGCAATCCAACCGGGGGCTTCAACTTTGGCGGCGTCAGTCCGGCCCAGCAGGCGAATGCCGGCAACATGTTTGCCCCCACACCGGAGAGTCGTCCGATACGAAAGGCCACTAGGCGTCTGCAGAAATAA
- the Zaf1 gene encoding ZAD and architectural function 1, isoform A, with product MEISIKWSMCRTCRKKGTQSTLQSLFESNAHKLLISYAGTSVKPDDGLPDQICTVCLMQLEEVDRFLSACKQSDAHLRSLVRQTLSSASAFETLEDKDQLEQKKRARKQNISGRLIEENPINFKTQENALETTKDDEILPINKFSSDFVFDLNVNAENEKDIHQEDYTISDMDLDREISDQNYSETYSQESSAATDSIQETSEDYHNLEPSADYVIDLGVACEPDKYRCKICSNTYRCLSQLNAHSQVHRKEKDHQCEVCQKTFRAACNLKTHMRTHTGEKPYQCCYCSRRFADNSTHRKHERLHTNERPYACNICGKTFSLSSSRNAHYYLHSSEKSHKCLMCKKEFRLKHQLTAHEKSLAHRLIAKEYSDVVE from the exons ATGGAAATCAGCATTAAATGGAGCATGTGCCGCACTTGCCGCAAAAAAGGAACGCAATCCACGCTGCAGTCGCTCTTCGAGTCCAATGCCCACAAGCTGTTGATCTCGTATGCCGGCACATCT GTGAAACCGGATGATGGACTGCCGGATCAAATTTGCACAGTCTGCTTGATGCAACTGGAGGAGGTGGACAGATTTCTTAGCGCGTGCAAACAATCCGACGCGCACCTGAGAAGCCTCGTTCGTCAAACTCTGTCCTCCGCATCGGCATTTGAGACGCTGGAGGATAAGGACCAGCTTGAACAGAAAAAACGCGCCAGGAAGCAGAACATTTCGGGGAGACTCATCGAAGAGAATCCTATTAACTTTAAGACTCAAGAGAATGCATTGGAAACGACCAAAGATGATGAAATCTTacccataaataaattttcaagcGATTTCGTGTTCGATCTCAACGTGAATGCGGAAAACGAGAAAGACATACACCAGGAGGACTATACCATCAGTGATATGGATTTGGACAGGGAGATCTCCGATCAAAATTACTCCGAAACGTATTCGCAAGAAAGCAGCGCTGCTACGGACAGTATTCAAGAGACAAGCGAGGATTACCATAATCTAGAGCCAAGTGCCGACTACGTGATAGATCTAGGAGTGGCCTGCGAGCCGGACAAGTACAGATGCAAGATCTGCAGCAATACATACCGCTGCTTATCTCAGCTAAATGCACACTCGCAGGTGCACCGCAAGGAAAAGGACCACCAGTGCGA GGTTTGCCAAAAGACATTCAGAGCCGCCTGCAACCTGAAAACACACATGCGGACGCACACGGGCGAGAAACCTTACCAATGTTGCTACTGTTCGCGCCGTTTTGCCGACAACAGCACTCATCGCAAGCACGAACG TTTGCACACGAATGAAAGACCCTATGCTTGCAACATATGTGGAAAAACATTCTCTCTGTCCTCCTCTCGTAACGCTCACTACTACCTGCATTCGTCTGAAAAGTCTCACAAGTGTCTTATGTGTAAAAAAGAATTTCGGCTTAAGCACCAACTTACAGCGCACGAGAAGTCTCTTGCGCACCGTCTGATAGCTAAGGAGTACAGCGACGTGGTAGaatag
- the CG6813 gene encoding uncharacterized protein, isoform B, giving the protein MRILNCRICSRSDAPIDLFGPGNGHLVRQIHSITGVELSCKKEISGQMCTTCLDNLQAAIKFRQRCIIAEKQNLERIECDSKDCSTDPIIYEDIDDNQIESELDESILCPEVKDLPMPSAEKVSAPTSLNHQKSIGGGTGPYVCPDCGRIINNKSNFQEHTLRHTGIKNFHCVFLNCERSFATRKELTSHTRIHTGEQPYVCVYCPRRFSSSGARQEHHRRHRNERRYECDTCKKSFVSSGCLRKHKMIHVDARNH; this is encoded by the exons ATGCGAATTCTGAATTGCCGCATTTGCTCTAGATCAGATGCCCCAATAGACCTTTTTGGTCCAGGAAACGGTCATCTAGTTCGTCAAATTCACTCCATTACTGGGGTGGAG CTAAGCTGCAAGAAAGAAATATCCGGCCAAATGTGCACGACTTGCCTGGACAATCTGCAGGCAGCCATTAAGTTCCGCCAGCGCTGCATCATTGCCGAGAAACAGAATCTGGAAAGGATTGAGTGCGACAGCAAGGATTGCTCCACAGATCCAATAATATACGAAGACATCGATGATAACCAAATTGAGAGTGAGTTGGACGAGTCCATTCTATGTCCTGAAGTCAAAGATCTTCCAATGCCAAGTGCTGAAAAGGTCTCAGCACCGACTAGTTTGAACCATCAAAAGTCAATTGGAGGAGGTACTGGTCCATATGTATGCCCTGATTGCGGAAGGATCATTAACAATAAGTCAAACTTTCAAGAGCACACGCTCCGGCACACAGGCATCAAGAATTTCCACTGtgttttttt GAATTGTGAAAGGAGCTTTGCAACTCGAAAGGAACTGACTAGCCATACGCGTATCCACACGGGCGAGCAGCCATACGTGTGCGTCTACTGTCCACGTCGGTTCTCCTCTTCAGGCGCTCGCCAGGAGCACCATCGCCGCCATCGGAACGAACGCCGCTACGAGTGCGACACGTGCAAAAAGAGTTTTGTAAGCTCCGGATGTCTCAGGAAGCACAAGATGATCCATGTGGATGCGCGGAATCACTAG